CCCCCTCCCCTGTAACCCACAAAGTCCCCCAAGGCCGTTGCTTCGCCTCACCTGGCTGGCGAGGGCGATGAGGGTGGATTGCACCTGCGTGTGGTTGGTGTTCTCAAAGAGGTCGTTGGCCTCAAAGATGTCGTGGGGCTTCACCCCGTAGTGTTTGATGGCCCGCAGGAAGTTCCCGATGTTCTCCAGCTGCCAAAGATGTCAGCACTGGGTTCTGCCATTTGTGTGGCCCCCCCCCACCTGCTTGTAGGACCCCCCCCAACCTCACCTTGTGCCAGTTTTGGACGGGGTCGTTCACCTTCTGCACCGAGCCAGGCTGCAGCTTATTAATGAGCCTGGAAGTGGGGTCAGAGGTCACGGAAAGGCTGTGCCCTGAGAGAGTGACCTTAGGGTCGAGGATGGGGTCGGGGAATTGGGGT
This genomic interval from Meleagris gallopavo isolate NT-WF06-2002-E0010 breed Aviagen turkey brand Nicholas breeding stock unplaced genomic scaffold, Turkey_5.1 ChrUn_random_7180001874546, whole genome shotgun sequence contains the following:
- the LOC104916197 gene encoding calponin-1-like, with product CVPPLPTQLAQKYDPQTERQLRVWIEGATGRRIGDNFMDGLKDGVILCELINKLQPGSVQKVNDPVQNWHKLENIGNFLRAIKHYGVKPHDIFEANDLFENTNHTQVQSTLIALASQVRRSNGLGGLCGLQG